GCGAAGGTTCGCTGACAGGCGACGTGATTGCTGCGCGCATCTCCATTGAAGATGGTGCTTTCTTCAAGGGCGGCATCGATATCCGCAAGCCCGGCGGCACCGATCTGAAGGGCGGAACCGCGCAGGCCGCGTCGACGACAGAGCCAGCAGCAGTCCAGGCCTAAATTGTTTGTTTGAAAAAGTGGCTCCCTGCGCGGGAGCCACTTTTGTGTTTAAAGGTTTCGCGCGATGGTAAAGATGATGGCAACTGCAAATGCTGAGTAGAGGATCGTCTGCGGAATCCGCGGGCATTGGAGCGGCTTGCGCGCAAAGATGATCCAGCCGGCGATTACAGGAAGGCTGAGCGTAGTGAGCGCATTGAAACGGAGAGCTTCCAGCAGATGCCCGCGAAGAAGTGCGGCGATTGCGCGCGTGGTTCCGCAGCCAGGGCAGAGAATGCCGAGGTAGTGATGAATGGGGCACTGCGGATAGAGGAACGCATACTGTTCGGGCGGGAAGCGCAGAAGTAGTATGACGATAAGAGACGCGGAGATGATTACGGCGGCGAATAAAAGACTGGAGCGGCTGTCCTGATCGGAAGTCTTCACTCCGGGTGCCGGAATATTAATCCTCCGTGCAGCTGTATCCATGACGATTTAGAACCCGCTGCGATAACGAAGTGCCTGTTTCATGGCATTGATGCGATTGAAGTGGTACTGGAAGTAGAGCCCGCCAAAGAAGAAGGTCATGATCGGACCGAGGCGAAGTCCGACGGGGTCTGCGCTGTTGTAGTGACGCTCCAGTGAATCGCGCATAGAGAAACGGTAGAGGATCACCAGAACAAAGACTGCGATGCTGATGAGGGCGGAGAGCAACGAGGGGTGACGATGGCCAGTGTGCAGCATCATCATATTCGCTCGCATGGAGACGCCTCCATTGAGGAACGACAGAATTGCGTAGCCAATAAAGTACGGGAAAGCCTTTGTTTGTGGTTCGATGCGCTTCATCCAGAGCACCTGGACGAAGTCCCAGATCACGGAGAAGAGGCCGCAGGTAAAGATCGTAAACAGTAGGACCAGCACCCAGTGAAGATTAGGGGGATCGGGATAGGGCGAGACTGCATAGCCGCCGGGCTGCTCATACGCGGCGACAGGAGGGACATACGCAGGCGGGACGGGCGCTCCGGGAAAGGGCGTGCCTGCGGTTGCCGGGTTGAGAATCTGTGCGACGGGAATCCAGTCGGCCATCTCGTCGGATTTCGCAAGGTCGGTGAGGAGGATGTTGCCAGTCGTGACGTATCGCTGCAGGTCCTCAAGAGTATAAGGACCGTAGGTCTGGCCAGCGCGAGAGATCATGTAGGGCATGAGGTGACTCCTGGTATCTGCAAGACAGATGAGAACACGGCAGAGCCGTCAAAACAAATACTTTCGGCGAGTTCCGTTAATGATTGAGGTGGGCAATGAGGGCAGCCGGAAAATCGCGGCACGTGCCGTATGAAGCATCGTTCGAGCTTCTTTTGGAGCTATGGTCCAGGCGATAAACGAAGTCGGCGGAAAAGAGTGTCAGGATTCCTTTGCCTCACGCCACATAAAGCGATTATTGAGCCCGAAGATTGCTTCTTGTGCAATCACGTTGAATCCTTCGGACTCATAAAGCCGCACGTTTTTGTCGACTTCGGCTTCGAGGTAAGCAGGGACATGGTCCTGGTCGGCCTTCTCGAGAAACGCACGCAGTAAGGCTCTTCCGATGCCGCGTCCTTGAAATGCTGGAAGGATGCCGAGAGGGCCGATATGCCAATGGGGCTTCTGCGGATCGTACTTTACCCAGGTGCCGATAAGCTCCATCGCTTTGGGCATGGAGGTCCCCAGGGCCTGATACATGGCTGGCCCTGTACTTTTCTGTTCAGCAGCGTCCATTTGGCAATGGGGCCACTGTGCAGCGTTGAGGACTCCAGCGATCTGCCCGGAGATCTCTGCGACCAGCACATAGCTGTATCGCCGGCCCAGCTTGGCGAAGTTCGCTATCGCGTGCATTGCGTGTTGCGCCTTTGCGGTATCGCCGTTGGTGATCGCTCCCATATTCGGGTTATCGGCAAAGGCCAAGCTAATGACGTTGCAGGCTGCTTCCAGCTCGCCCGCAAGCAT
This portion of the Edaphobacter sp. 4G125 genome encodes:
- a CDS encoding DUF4339 domain-containing protein; the encoded protein is MPYMISRAGQTYGPYTLEDLQRYVTTGNILLTDLAKSDEMADWIPVAQILNPATAGTPFPGAPVPPAYVPPVAAYEQPGGYAVSPYPDPPNLHWVLVLLFTIFTCGLFSVIWDFVQVLWMKRIEPQTKAFPYFIGYAILSFLNGGVSMRANMMMLHTGHRHPSLLSALISIAVFVLVILYRFSMRDSLERHYNSADPVGLRLGPIMTFFFGGLYFQYHFNRINAMKQALRYRSGF
- a CDS encoding DUF2752 domain-containing protein; the protein is MDTAARRINIPAPGVKTSDQDSRSSLLFAAVIISASLIVILLLRFPPEQYAFLYPQCPIHHYLGILCPGCGTTRAIAALLRGHLLEALRFNALTTLSLPVIAGWIIFARKPLQCPRIPQTILYSAFAVAIIFTIARNL
- a CDS encoding GNAT family N-acetyltransferase, whose protein sequence is MSREKTMESITIRPMLAGELEAACNVISLAFADNPNMGAITNGDTAKAQHAMHAIANFAKLGRRYSYVLVAEISGQIAGVLNAAQWPHCQMDAAEQKSTGPAMYQALGTSMPKAMELIGTWVKYDPQKPHWHIGPLGILPAFQGRGIGRALLRAFLEKADQDHVPAYLEAEVDKNVRLYESEGFNVIAQEAIFGLNNRFMWREAKES